cgtgtcgtcgcaggatggagaggcacattttgatgtataacacacctggttgcacgttacggttcgggccggattaactgccgaaggaatggcataaattgcgccagaattacatgattaattcaaaatggccgacttccttttcggtttcggccatggcgccaagagacttttctttaaattgcaaCATAATAAAGGGTCTacatcaaactgtattgtgggacttgaggcacaaagttttctagggggtgctgatGAGCCATTttcccacgcccattaattcaaaccattaaatatcaaatttttcgccaggcctggcttgcgtgcaaaatttggtgacttttggggcacgtttaggggggcaaaaaggccctcattttgtcagaagaaggaaaataaagaaaaattcctacagatacaatagggccttcgcactgtaagtactTGGGCCCTAAAAAAAGTATggataaaataaactgaactgaatttttgtcagttgttccaaaattattaaaaaagaataaagaaattaaaaaaagagcgTAATTTGTAAGTGTTTTCCTGATTTTAACAACGGGATCTCATGTTTCTCTTTGTCTATCCTGAAGATACCTGGAGGCCTACCTGGAGACTTTCCTCACCTCAGCAGAAGAACACTTCATGCCGGGATTACCAGTGACGTATTATGTGTTTACAGATTTGCCAGAGAAAGTGCCAAATATTACACTTGGCCCCATGCGAAACTTGACAGTTGTCTGGGTGAAGAAACACAGCAGGTGGCAGGACATCTCCATGATGCGAATGAAGACAATATCAGACATAATAGAAAGAGAGCTCCAGCACAGGTTCACTTATGTCTTTTGCTTTGACGTGGATCAGATATTTAAGGCAAGATTTGGCTCTGAGGCTCTTGGGGAATCTGTGGCTTTGCTCCACGCCTGGTTTTACAAACTTCCTAAGTACCGGTTCACCTATGATAAAAACCCTGAATCTGAAGCCTACATGGAGCAGGGAGATTACTACTACCACGCGGCTATCTTCGGAGGCACATGTGAAAAAGTTAAGGCTTTGACATTTTCCTGTTATCTGAGCATCATGAAGGATAAACTGAGCGGCGTAGAGGCACTGTGGCATGACGAGAGTCATCTAAACAAGTACTTTTGGATTCATAAACCGAGTAAGCTGCTTTCCCCAGAGTACTGCTGGGATCCTAGCATCGGTGATAAAAGTGATATACTTATCAGACGGCTAATTTGGAGGCCAAAAGAATATGACACACTTCGTACTCGGTAGACTTGCCAGAAAAGAAATGACTGCAAAATACTTGCATTTCTTCTTTCCACAAAAGTGTATCGTAATGTCGGATGCTTTACTTAATTAGATGCTTTACATGTCATGATCCTTTCTTGTCTTAACTCACCTGCCTGTCACTCCCACCTCATCAGTGCAACCAGCTTCACCTGTGCTCCCTcaccatatatatatttaccaaCTCCTTccactcaggccccgtttacacggagcaaaaacggtggtgttttcatgcgttttggccgtttgtttacacgaaaacaaagctcaaagtcaccaaaaacgatcatttctgaaatctccggccaaagtggacattcgcaaaaactctgtcttcacgtttgcttgtaaacagaggaaaactgacatttaggcttcagaacgtcacattatgcgacagaaacgtcaccagcgtcatgtgtgcgacctgccTTTATAATTTGTTAGGCCACtgtagttactcgtgtcatttgttaatgtttttttccaggattccgattggctagcataactttatgcttctcgttacactgccccctgcaggtttggctgctcatagcaccttaacagcgtatttatgcaggtttgtgtaaattatggtatttttcaaaacgtagagggggaaatatccatttttgtaaatacccggctatgtgtaaacgtggcctcagtctTTGCCTGATTGTCTTAGCTCCATGCAAAGCCTTATAGCAGTTTTCTCTGGATTGTCTTGTTGATTTCTTGTTTGATTGTGGAACaacctcccggagaacctcagggccgcagagactgttgatgtttttaaaaagaggctcaagacccatctctttaatcaggcttttaactgactcatttaactcttttacatttcttatgctcacccttatttttattgaatcttactgctctgttttatatttagtttatcctttcttatcgtattttatttttgtttaatctcaatgttttatctaaatattttagttgttatttatggtctattttatacattttactgttttattattttagtttttaatgtcttactttctagacatacttttaggattttatgtttgtatgttttatgttttttataaactcctttagtgtattttatcctgttttcttgtagcttttatctccagtgtttcctcatggggagcctccatgctgggagtgactctggcctgcagggggtcgtcctgggggtcgttctggcctggatggttgtggagctctgcaccacggcttcaccgctgtggtgtggactcctctatccgtccgggccgggatggtctctgtgggcccccccccttgtagctgcgggctatgagacctcctggcgtggacggctccccgttaccgtttcctcacctggatcctctgtgcctagccatgtctacaccatgtgtctgtgtgtgtctgtgtgtgtaatttaggaatttaggtgaattgtagtgtgcttttgtctgcggggagggggggggggggggggggggggggtcaggggggggggcgttaataagttttatgtttatttgttttttcttgttttttttttctgttaagcactttgtgtttcattatttgtaggaaaagtgctatataaataaagtttgatttgatttgatttgatttcgaccctgcctgttcctgacTAATCTACCTGCTCGTCGCTTGTCTGGTTCCTGGTTGCTCGGATTTCCTATTTTCCTGATTTTTGACCTGTTCAGGTTGTGGAATACAGCGTTCAGCTTTGGCTAATAAATTGAACTGTTCCACCGGCCTCGATCTGTGCTATTCTTGTGTTCAACCTCACGACCATCACATTACAGAAGACAAAATCTGTTGCCAAGAGCGTATATGCCGTCTGATCTTGCAACCAAATCAAAAGCTTTTATCTAACACAGTTCTGTCAGTTTGTTAATCAAGGCTGACTAGATCTGATAACAAACCAGCCAGTCAGCCAGTCTACGTTTGCAGTGACACGACAAACCTCACTTGGATAGATTTATCCAGATCccccttgcttttttttttttattgtgtgtggATGAGCCTGTTGCCGTGTCGGAAAACACCGTCAGTCCTGAGCCACAACAAACCATTTTCCTTCCTGACGGTAGTTATCGCTTTGACCTCAGACCAAGAATGGTGCCTAGAGTCAGGTCCGGATGGACGTGGAGGCACAGTTGATGGACTGATCCTTCCCATTGTGACAGACTTGACACTgattatgtttacatgcagtcaaaattcgggttattgctaatattccggttacatTCGGaatccatgcgtgagcaaacagagttatccctgtatacatggttattaatcatttgggatatcacgatcaaaccagcaacgcgcggagaacatcatgacgcaattcctgtcatttccgcttcttcttcctgtatccaaatccaaaacaacaacaataacagcagcacggaggataatcggacccgctggtaccgttttgtttcttgaccctgtagttcgcctttttcagcgtcttccagcggtgcttgatctggtctggcgttcatacaaatcctgcttcgcgcaacttttcgctcaccttttttgtaaatcttgctctcctggtactttctaccgtctacaaatgacaaaatgttcatatctttcattacatttatgaagtgattagtctcctcctggtcttacgttccccgtgtttataagaacttcctggactcaaaaggcCAAGATTCCTTCcattccttttgatggggatatcacATTAGATGTTACATggccaaatattcgggttagaaaatgAGTAACCCAGgagtcatattcaggtttttaaaaaccggaatatgagccaatttcggttattcaaaggggttattggtgtttacatggccgtgcaaaaccgggttattgctaatactccggttagaaaagggttattgactgcatgtaaacgcagtcactgattGACTTCTTTTTggtttctttctctgcattttatCATGTGAAGTTTTGCTCTCACTTTGTTTATTTAGTTCTCGTTGTCACCTACCATTGATTAGTAGTCTTATATGGTACTTATGAACCTTTTGAATAAGATTaaatttttgttgtttgtgaCATTGTAAGTTCTGTTCttgtttgacaaaaaaaaaacaaaaggaaatccATGTTGTTTTTGATGCATAAACTGTATttgagttgggttttttttcaactAATATTAATtagttaattattaattaatattacATGTCAGCAATAAATCCAGTCAGTATGAATCTACTTAAATATGTGATGccccttttgtttttgacagCTTAACTGTTTGTTCATGTGTGAGAGCATGTTGAGTGATATCTGTACTTCCTGTTGTATGGCTGAGGTCAGCTTTTGTCTCCCTGGAGAGAATATGTAACAGCCGTATTTGGCAGACCTTAGTGACTGAGTGATGTCATCTGTGTAGCTCTCTCTTACATCCGGCTCACGTGGGTACAGAGCAGCATTTTTGTGAAAGCTAAAAAAAGTTATCGATTGATAAGATGTTGAAAGTTGAATATCTcagaaactgtaataattggcatgaTAAGATTATAAGATAGATATAGAGCGCTTTACTTTTGTGCactattctttttttcccccttctgtAACACagtttttttgggttgtttggaACTTGCTGTCATGTGTGACACAAAAGCCAACAGTTGAAGTTccctttctgtttgtttttaataataaacAAGCACATTGTGATTTCCATGGCTTCGTGCAGTCCTAGattctttaattttcttttttacataacCCCAAAAACACTAAAAGGTGTTACATGCTATTCTGGTCCTGTCAAAAGTTAAAAAGATACTGGGACAAAATATGGAGGGGTTTACAAAAGATAATAGGGTATGAGATACCAAAAACATGTAAGATACTTTACTTGGGGAACTTAACACAAGATACAAAACAGAAAGAAGATGAGTACCTTGTCAAAGTATTGCTGTCAgccagtaaaaaaaacaattactaGAATGTGGTACAGTGGAGCAGTGGATGTGACTGTGGAAGAGATTTTTGTAATGGAGAAAATTATACATAAACTACTACAAGAGACACAATTTGGGGATAAATGTGAAAAATGGACTGATTATGTGACACCCACAAAAGAAAAGGTCATTTTTgtgaatttgttttattttatacctgcattaattttaatatgaataaGCCTGTGTGACACTATAGGATTGAACCTGCACTACCGACTCTATACTGTAGGGGGCAGTGTCCGCCTGTTGCGTGTTGTGGGAACACAGTGTTCTTCTGTGGTTCCTTAGAGGGAGCGGCCATTATACTTTGTGCCTGTACAGAAACAACATGCATTTTATTCATTCCTTGTCCTGTACTTCTCAGGTTGGTAATTACCTCAAACACACTTTATTTACAACAGAAACGTTCCTATaagaagataaatgcactagCTTTCGTTTGATGTACATAACATGATGTTTGGTGTTGATTTAGTGACGTTTTTGACTAATAAGAAGTGGACTCCTGCACAGGttgatgtttattattttgaGATCGGTTTTGTAACATTTATGGACAGAAATGAGTCAGTATGTGCCTGTAAAGATTTCGGTTTGAGTATTTATGTTTATTAACAGTGTGTGTTTACCAGCCCCAAAACTAGTTCTGTTTCTATCTGTTTGTGCACTTTAGCAGTGCAGCGCCTGTCACACACAAAAGTGTGTCCTATATAATTTCGTGACTGCAGGGTCATGTTACTGCAATGATGGTGTTATACTGTGAATGGTATTATGGTAAAGTAGCAAGAAAACATAGGAAACGAAATATGGTGTGACCAAAGTTACTATAGCCTTCTGTATTATACTGCAAAGTAAAATAAGAATATGTGAATAATACTAACAGGTGATATACTGTAAATGAATAGAGAAGTATTATGGAGCATGGATGAAGAGAAACTTTGGGTTACCTTGGATAATTTAGTGAAGAGAAAATATGGGTTATGGACAAGAACAAGGTAATGGAATATGGATTTATTGCAATGACAATGATTGTATTATTGTTAATGATTGTTGAcaagacaaaaataagaacattGAACATAcaatggagaaaaagaaaataagaaagagaCATGATGACATTCTGGattttggtaaataaattaTACTTTGTGCCTGTACAGAAACAACATGCATTTTATTCATTCCTTGTCCTGTATTTCTCAGGTATATTTAAACTGCTAACGGGTACCCACGCCGGGGCCTGTAACAATTACAGAAGACGAGAAGAGGACACCACCATTGCTACTGAACAACAAGGACATTGATATAAGGATGAATGCTTAACTATGTATGTATGATGTACCCTGACACTGTAATTGTTGaaagaaaatttgaataaaaaaaataagttacaaaaaaaaaaaaaaagtgttacatGCTGATGATGGTCCAGGGAGACGCTCCTGTGACATTGTGGACCTCAAGTACGTTTTCATCTGGCGTAGCCAATagcaataaacaattccataaTCATGGTGTGAATTTGCACTTGTTGCAAACACAAACCAGACTAGGTTCCCTGTGGGGGAAATTAGTTGCATGACATGAAGTTTTTATAGTTTCTAGTTtagctaaactaaaaaaaacaaacacagtcGCCTTCTGTGGCTAATAGCAATATATTAGCAACAGGCTAATTAAAAACCTATAGCCTACTGTCACTCATAGAAATCTGCATACATATCTTTTGCCCATATCTCCTCTTCTTATTATTCTGAACTGGCACCTGATGGCTTCTTTGGTTTTTTACTAGTTGgctccatgatgaagatgaatacTCAACATCAGCTGGAATCACTTGAATCATGTAGAAGACTaaacagattttttatttttcaccttACCAAATTAATTACATGTAGGTATACAGTAGGCTATGGGTCTATTTTATTGTTAGGAAAGAAATGCATCTTGCCTCACTGGCACGGGATCAGTCTATCCTCCTCGCCTCTTCTGAAACACACAACCTGTATGACTCTCAGCAGCGAGTCGAGGTGACAGGGTGACAACGAGGACGCCCAGCGCGCACTTCACGaatggaaaatgaaaatgagcGGCGGATAGTCTaggaaactgtttttttttgttttttgtttttttttcgcctTCATAAAGATCCCGCCCTGGACGATCGCCCACATTGCCCATAGCAAAAACCCGACTGGCTGGTGTGTTCAAAGTTGGACTGCGAACATATGCACCAACTTTGGGCCAGATCAAACAGAGTTACCGCCATTGACACAGTCTGGGCCACAAAAATGCTATGTCCACCCCAGAGGTCGCTGTATTATTTTACATGTCAGaaattaaatagttaaaaacacttcataaattGAGTACATTTACATCATCATTATGAATATTATGATGATTTATTTTGGCTGGATTCATGAGGAAACTGCCATGCACTTTTCTGACGGTGAGGCAAACTCTAGATCATAGTTTTGTCGGGGAGTCAGTCATTAAATAAGTGAACTTTTAAACGCAGCTTCTATGGCATTAACACCATATGCAATATGTTGCTCTCACGGAGCCAAAGCCTCTGACGTTTTAATAGTAGGCTACGCCAGCATTTACTCTCAGCCCTCACACCTTCACTATGTTTTATGTGGGTGCAGATAGcattgttcttatttgcatttatttaaatagtgtCTTATCTGTACCTACTTTATGATCTACAGtccgtaatatcgcaaagattaggaacatcctctcccagTGATGTGGAAAagctagttcatgcgtttgtatcttctaggctagattactgtaatgtgttattagcaggatgtccaagtaattctctgaatatatTCCGGCTGATCTaaaatgcagcagcgtgagtgctgacaggaatcaacaagagagaccacgtctctccagtgttagctttGCTCTATTGGCTCAGCGTTAAACTTAGAATTCAACTCAAAAtattattacttgcgtataaagtccaaaacggcttagctacGCGATATTGGCATGATCTGATAGTATCTCAttgtatgttcctaacagagctctccattctcagagtgcaggtttactcgtagttcctagagtatccaaatgtagatttggaggacgggtcttcaggcaccgttactatggaaccaacttccaatcaaGTTAAGGACACTGACACCACcttcacctttaaaaccaaacttaaaatgttTCTGCTTAGTAAAGCCTGTAGTTGGTGTtaaataaacctctagttagtcttaaataaacctctagttgttGTTACACAAACCTATAGTGTAATCTCTATAGGACAAGAACAGTTAGCCTTAAATATAGctttgttgtagatatgctgcttgcttccacctgtctgtatggatgtctggtagatgcctgctctgctgacatcctgacatgcagccccccaccccatctgaccacctcagtgtctgctgtctacatctgcttatatagtTATCTCTGCAGTGCACTAGCTagacattgtgtctgtgtctctcctttctctgctcttcattctctctgtctgttttctcttttcctgctctgcccagctggtcttcagcaggagggtccccccttatgatccaggtcctgctcaaggtttcttcctaaaggggagttttttcttgccactgtttggtttaaggtttttgatccactaggggagtttttaccatctattttatataattatgtaataattgtaataataaaagaagggggatggatggatggatggatggatggatggatggatggatggatggatggatggatggatggatggatggatggatggatggatggatggatggatggatggatgaatcatGATCAACAGAGGAGGACATCCACAGAAGTTCCCTTCCTATGGATGAAGAGCCTGATCACATGTCACACATTACAAATTTAATAATGAATATTTAGATATAAACACAGTGTACAgtgttattttctttattcttttgttttactttgatATCCTGTATATACAAATGGTACTATGTGTTGTAAAGGTAAGGTCAATCACCGGGACAGCCGGAGGCCACTTTACACATATCCATATACATAGGTGACTTTTTGTTTACACACACTGAGTAAGAGGGTTCTTtcagttaattcacattttatacGTCTGAATTCAGGGCTTGTACGAGATGTTTATCTCACTTTGGATCTATATATTTCTACCGTCCCTCTCCATGAGCCGTTGAATACAGTCAGCTCAAAATCTCCTCTAGGGAGCAAACTTGAGCACCCGACGTGAGCGACAGTTGTGTTCTTCTGCTGCCCTCATGTCGGCTTGTGCCTGTCTGGTTGGTGGCATCCATGCATTATTCACAGACTGCCACCATCTGGCGCGTCGCTACACTGTTCCGTATTACCATTTAC
This genomic interval from Cololabis saira isolate AMF1-May2022 chromosome 2, fColSai1.1, whole genome shotgun sequence contains the following:
- the LOC133458057 gene encoding N-acetyllactosaminide alpha-1,3-galactosyltransferase-like isoform X3, with the translated sequence MRARPKVQTRTSWKAPIMWELMFDPRVYDKKHQEEQTTVSLTVFAVGRYLEAYLETFLTSAEEHFMPGLPVTYYVFTDLPEKVPNITLGPMRNLTVVWVKKHSRWQDISMMRMKTISDIIERELQHRFTYVFCFDVDQIFKARFGSEALGESVALLHAWFYKLPKYRFTYDKNPESEAYMEQGDYYYHAAIFGGTCEKVKALTFSCYLSIMKDKLSGVEALWHDESHLNKYFWIHKPSKLLSPEYCWDPSIGDKSDILIRRLIWRPKEYDTLRTR
- the LOC133458057 gene encoding N-acetyllactosaminide alpha-1,3-galactosyltransferase-like isoform X2, which gives rise to MSWKTTWTKYAGISIVLILLGFTSLYLRARPKVQTRTSWKAPIMWELMFDPRVYDKKHQEEQTTVSLTVFAVGRYLEAYLETFLTSAEEHFMPGLPVTYYVFTDLPEKVPNITLGPMRNLTVVWVKKHSRWQDISMMRMKTISDIIERELQHRFTYVFCFDVDQIFKARFGSEALGESVALLHAWFYKLPKYRFTYDKNPESEAYMEQGDYYYHAAIFGGTCEKVKALTFSCYLSIMKDKLSGVEALWHDESHLNKYFWIHKPSKLLSPEYCWDPSIGDKSDILIRRLIWRPKEYDTLRTR
- the LOC133458057 gene encoding N-acetyllactosaminide alpha-1,3-galactosyltransferase-like isoform X1; this encodes MSWKTTWTKYAGISIVLILLGFTSLYLSNRDLRNIANEENLKVANKLSTRSISDLDDTLSFGARPKVQTRTSWKAPIMWELMFDPRVYDKKHQEEQTTVSLTVFAVGRYLEAYLETFLTSAEEHFMPGLPVTYYVFTDLPEKVPNITLGPMRNLTVVWVKKHSRWQDISMMRMKTISDIIERELQHRFTYVFCFDVDQIFKARFGSEALGESVALLHAWFYKLPKYRFTYDKNPESEAYMEQGDYYYHAAIFGGTCEKVKALTFSCYLSIMKDKLSGVEALWHDESHLNKYFWIHKPSKLLSPEYCWDPSIGDKSDILIRRLIWRPKEYDTLRTR